In a genomic window of Methanogenium sp. S4BF:
- a CDS encoding acetate uptake transporter produces the protein MDQIEEKNRNNLFLMDNTANPAPLGLCAFGTTTILLSLHNAGITGLTSPIVAMALLYGGLAQLIVGIMEWKKNNTFGMVTFGSFGLFWISFAAIMILPATGLAAAPTAQDLAAFLSVWGLLILGLFICTLKMHRILQVTFAAVLLLVVLLVAANLTGIHLIHTLAGVTGIAAGVLALYMGVGAVINEIYGSRVLPV, from the coding sequence ATGGACCAAATCGAAGAAAAGAACAGAAACAATCTCTTCCTGATGGACAACACGGCAAATCCTGCACCACTCGGCCTCTGTGCATTCGGGACGACCACGATTCTGCTCAGTCTCCACAATGCCGGAATAACCGGGCTGACGAGTCCCATCGTTGCGATGGCGCTCCTCTATGGCGGGCTTGCCCAGCTCATCGTCGGCATTATGGAATGGAAGAAGAACAACACCTTCGGGATGGTCACGTTCGGGAGCTTTGGATTATTCTGGATATCCTTTGCGGCAATCATGATTCTGCCGGCGACAGGTCTTGCAGCAGCACCAACCGCCCAGGATCTCGCGGCATTCCTGTCCGTCTGGGGTCTTTTAATCCTCGGGCTTTTTATCTGCACCCTGAAGATGCACCGTATCCTGCAGGTCACCTTCGCAGCAGTCCTCCTGCTGGTGGTGCTGCTGGTGGCCGCAAACCTGACCGGCATCCACCTGATCCATACCCTTGCCGGTGTGACCGGTATCGCTGCCGGTGTTCTTGCGCTCTATATGGGCGTCGGGGCAGTCATCAACGAGATCTATGGCAGCCGGGTACTCCCGGTTTAA
- a CDS encoding GNAT family protein, translating to MTEQNEPVAGERITTGCPTVFLRSWDRKDAAGLVQHADNPRIAATLRDGFPSPYTLNDANRFIAMASRPASGLLLAIDLDGAAVGGIGITPLKDVYKKTAEIGYWLAEPFWGKGIATGAVTAMVPVAFEYFDIIRLQAGVFSSNAASMRVLEKCGFVREAVHQNAITKNGIVMDEVVYVRFREKKGLVKGIG from the coding sequence ATGACAGAGCAGAATGAACCGGTGGCAGGGGAACGGATTACTACCGGGTGTCCGACCGTATTCCTCCGCTCATGGGACAGGAAAGACGCCGCCGGACTTGTGCAGCATGCAGACAACCCCCGTATCGCAGCCACTCTGCGGGATGGGTTTCCCTCCCCCTATACCCTGAATGACGCGAACCGGTTCATCGCGATGGCATCCCGGCCTGCATCAGGCCTCCTCTTAGCAATTGATCTGGATGGCGCTGCCGTCGGGGGCATCGGCATCACCCCGCTGAAGGATGTCTACAAAAAGACTGCTGAAATCGGCTACTGGCTGGCAGAACCCTTCTGGGGAAAGGGCATCGCTACCGGTGCGGTCACCGCCATGGTTCCGGTGGCGTTTGAGTACTTCGACATTATCCGGCTCCAGGCAGGGGTGTTTTCATCCAACGCAGCCTCAATGCGGGTGCTGGAGAAATGCGGGTTTGTCCGGGAAGCGGTGCACCAAAACGCCATCACGAAGAATGGCATCGTCATGGACGAAGTGGTCTACGTCCGCTTCCGGGAGAAAAAGGGATTGGTAAAAGGGATTGGTTAA
- a CDS encoding flavodoxin has product MTLTTIFYSYSGVTRGVAKKIQEKCGGDLVEVKAVKPYSTITAYSLGCYRAARGEADAITPAAIDVSASDLIVIGTPVWAFRAAPAVNGAVAALSGCQGKTAVLFATCGAQAKDTLPHLAEALKAKGVEVGGVFVFDKKDVQDAEKINALIDAVKSAGGAEIKIPV; this is encoded by the coding sequence ATGACACTAACAACCATTTTCTATTCCTATTCCGGGGTGACCCGGGGTGTAGCGAAGAAAATCCAGGAGAAATGCGGGGGTGACCTTGTCGAGGTGAAGGCGGTGAAGCCATACTCCACCATCACCGCGTATTCGCTGGGGTGCTACCGGGCAGCGAGGGGAGAGGCGGATGCCATCACACCGGCTGCAATCGATGTCTCTGCGTCCGATCTCATCGTTATCGGCACGCCGGTCTGGGCATTCAGGGCCGCTCCGGCAGTCAACGGGGCCGTTGCAGCCCTCTCCGGGTGCCAGGGAAAAACCGCCGTCCTCTTTGCGACCTGTGGTGCACAGGCAAAAGATACCCTTCCGCACCTGGCTGAAGCGCTCAAAGCAAAGGGCGTTGAGGTCGGAGGAGTGTTTGTGTTCGACAAAAAAGATGTGCAGGATGCAGAAAAGATCAATGCCCTCATAGATGCCGTGAAATCTGCCGGCGGTGCTGAAATAAAAATACCCGTCTGA
- a CDS encoding nitroreductase family protein: MATILVDEDLCTRCGLCTVVCPMSIVDPADENTLPVVRDEKADMCIGCGHCEVICPTQALLLNILPDGKEECPAGAGELDARDLGYYMKKRRSVRHFTEEPVSKEDILQVLDIVRYAPSGSNGQPVEWTVLHNPEDVRTVAALTIEWLKTLINIAHPLNVYAPVLIRAWENGHDVICRDAPHLLVAHVPENTPIASVDGIIAVTHFDIAAPAFGIGTCWAGFIEMAALSCEPLKKELGIPAGRTCAFAMLFGHPKYTTYGLPRRNPVKVTWR, from the coding sequence ATGGCAACCATACTCGTGGATGAAGATCTCTGCACCCGGTGCGGCCTCTGCACTGTCGTCTGCCCGATGTCAATTGTCGACCCGGCAGATGAGAATACCCTTCCGGTGGTCCGGGATGAAAAAGCCGATATGTGTATCGGCTGCGGACATTGCGAAGTCATCTGCCCGACGCAGGCCCTCCTCCTGAATATCCTGCCGGACGGGAAGGAGGAGTGTCCGGCCGGTGCCGGAGAACTCGATGCCCGGGACCTCGGATATTATATGAAGAAACGCCGGTCCGTGCGCCATTTCACGGAGGAGCCGGTCTCAAAGGAGGACATCCTTCAGGTGCTCGATATCGTCCGGTACGCTCCCTCGGGGAGCAACGGGCAGCCGGTGGAGTGGACGGTGCTGCACAATCCCGAAGATGTCAGAACGGTTGCCGCGCTGACCATCGAATGGCTGAAGACCCTGATCAATATCGCCCATCCCCTGAATGTGTATGCACCGGTCCTGATCCGTGCCTGGGAGAACGGCCATGACGTCATCTGCCGCGACGCCCCCCACCTGCTGGTTGCCCATGTCCCGGAGAATACCCCGATTGCATCCGTAGACGGCATCATCGCCGTCACCCATTTCGATATCGCCGCCCCGGCGTTTGGCATCGGCACCTGCTGGGCGGGATTCATTGAAATGGCCGCCCTCTCCTGTGAACCGCTTAAAAAGGAGCTTGGGATCCCTGCGGGGCGGACGTGTGCCTTTGCGATGCTGTTCGGCCACCCGAAGTACACGACCTATGGCCTCCCGCGCAGGAACCCGGTCAAGGTGACGTGGCGGTAG
- a CDS encoding type 1 glutamine amidotransferase family protein → MDKNVYLYVCPGLADWEASLAIAMISNLNTDIPKTISYRIITFGLTGEPVTTSGGVTILPDTDVRSVDLTKAAMVILPGSSQYEHDDPTQLVPLIRACVDTNIPVAAICGATLFLANHGFLDTVRHTSCGQEWLKQHAPAYRGEHLYEHAPSVSDGGIITANPLGFVDFAYHIIQTLDVFPPEFLEVWYGAVKSGYLNVDQF, encoded by the coding sequence ATGGATAAAAATGTATACCTCTATGTATGCCCGGGCCTCGCTGACTGGGAGGCATCCCTTGCTATAGCGATGATATCGAATCTCAATACCGACATCCCGAAGACAATCAGTTACCGTATAATCACATTCGGGCTAACAGGAGAGCCGGTCACCACGTCCGGCGGCGTCACCATCCTTCCAGATACTGATGTCCGTTCCGTCGACCTCACCAAAGCGGCGATGGTCATTCTTCCCGGTTCGTCACAGTACGAGCATGATGATCCCACTCAGCTGGTCCCGCTCATCCGGGCCTGTGTTGATACGAATATCCCGGTGGCAGCGATATGCGGCGCCACACTCTTTCTTGCAAACCATGGATTTCTCGATACGGTCCGGCACACCAGCTGCGGGCAGGAGTGGCTGAAACAACACGCCCCGGCTTACCGCGGTGAACACCTCTATGAACATGCACCGAGTGTAAGCGATGGTGGCATCATCACGGCAAACCCACTCGGTTTTGTCGATTTCGCCTACCATATCATACAAACGCTGGATGTATTCCCGCCGGAGTTTCTGGAGGTATGGTATGGTGCGGTGAAGAGCGGATACCTGAATGTGGATCAGTTTTAA
- a CDS encoding DNA alkylation repair protein has protein sequence MDPLIVRIRAELEQNADPELQQRSQRFFKEGVRCYGMKTKTAKAIAKKYRKEVINLPKPEIYALCEVLFKSGYIEESAIASDWTYALSGRYDRDDIAIFRRWIDTSITNWAACDTFCNHTVGDFMEQYPECIAALKEWTQSENRWLRRAAAVSLIVPAKHGTFPEEAMAIASLLLTDTDDMVQKGYGWLLKEASRQHTEEIFAFVMEHKRSMPRTALRYAIELMPKELKAEAMKKDW, from the coding sequence ATGGACCCCCTCATTGTCCGGATACGGGCCGAACTTGAACAAAACGCCGACCCTGAACTGCAGCAGCGTTCACAGCGGTTCTTTAAAGAAGGCGTCCGGTGCTACGGCATGAAGACCAAAACCGCAAAAGCGATTGCCAAAAAATACCGGAAAGAGGTAATAAACCTGCCAAAACCGGAGATATATGCTCTCTGTGAAGTGCTGTTCAAATCCGGCTACATCGAGGAGTCCGCTATCGCCTCAGACTGGACCTATGCCCTGTCAGGCAGGTATGACCGTGACGATATCGCCATCTTCCGGCGCTGGATTGACACCTCCATCACCAACTGGGCAGCCTGTGATACCTTCTGCAACCACACGGTGGGGGATTTCATGGAGCAGTACCCGGAGTGCATCGCAGCACTAAAAGAGTGGACGCAGTCAGAGAACCGCTGGCTGCGGCGGGCTGCGGCAGTATCATTAATCGTCCCTGCCAAACACGGAACGTTTCCCGAAGAGGCAATGGCGATAGCCAGCCTCCTTTTGACCGACACCGATGATATGGTGCAGAAAGGCTACGGGTGGCTCTTAAAAGAGGCGAGCAGACAGCATACGGAGGAGATCTTTGCCTTTGTCATGGAGCATAAGAGGAGTATGCCCCGGACCGCACTCCGGTACGCGATTGAACTGATGCCAAAGGAACTGAAGGCAGAGGCGATGAAGAAGGACTGGTAG
- a CDS encoding alpha/beta hydrolase, whose translation MKRIEPGVTEGAEDSAKEIMEGVFISPRIITTKYGDVEIDITDSDGPVVMGSHGGLGGIDQCRAAIDFAGNDFRLLSLSRPGYLGTPLGSGESLDEQADLFAAVLDELGIEKVAVFSISAGGPFAYTFAIRHPDRIWALITADSVSGYYDMPEKAGALTQMFFLSDTGQALLQKLTQAKPDAFIKEIFKSEAYYTKRQMQEHLDFVLNDPYAHMFVTAFMNTMYPYKPRKAGTENDMVITRTLTHLPVEKITCPTLVIHGTHDADVKFYDGVYAYEHIPNAERIWIEEGSHLCFWINQKSKEAQGYALDFLKRHMPK comes from the coding sequence ATGAAACGGATTGAACCAGGCGTGACAGAGGGTGCGGAGGATAGCGCAAAAGAGATCATGGAGGGTGTGTTTATCTCTCCCAGGATCATCACAACAAAATACGGGGACGTTGAGATCGACATCACCGACAGTGACGGGCCGGTCGTGATGGGCAGCCACGGCGGTCTTGGCGGCATCGACCAGTGCCGTGCGGCTATTGATTTTGCGGGGAATGACTTCCGGCTGCTCTCACTGTCCCGTCCCGGATATCTCGGAACGCCACTCGGGAGCGGGGAGTCTCTTGACGAACAGGCAGATCTCTTCGCCGCTGTCCTTGACGAACTGGGCATTGAGAAGGTGGCGGTCTTTTCCATCTCAGCAGGCGGCCCCTTTGCCTACACGTTTGCCATCCGCCACCCGGACCGCATCTGGGCGCTTATCACCGCAGACTCCGTGAGCGGGTATTACGATATGCCGGAGAAGGCCGGCGCACTCACGCAGATGTTCTTTTTGTCAGACACCGGCCAGGCACTGCTCCAGAAGCTGACGCAGGCAAAACCGGATGCATTCATCAAGGAGATCTTCAAGAGCGAAGCATACTACACGAAGCGGCAGATGCAGGAGCATCTTGACTTTGTCCTGAACGACCCATATGCACACATGTTCGTCACCGCCTTTATGAATACGATGTACCCGTATAAGCCGCGGAAAGCGGGAACGGAAAACGACATGGTGATCACCCGCACGCTCACCCACCTGCCGGTCGAGAAGATCACCTGCCCGACACTGGTCATTCACGGCACCCATGATGCCGATGTGAAGTTCTATGACGGGGTGTATGCGTATGAGCACATTCCAAATGCGGAGCGGATCTGGATTGAAGAGGGCTCACATCTCTGCTTCTGGATCAACCAGAAGTCAAAAGAGGCGCAGGGATACGCACTGGACTTTCTGAAGCGCCATATGCCGAAGTGA
- a CDS encoding DUF2115 domain-containing protein yields MSMGEENVKDDCSRLASQQTRGDLGKEIAAIVLRYSPRDLKQMQWNFSGKIRNIDPFYRKKLEKLITGHLHATWENIRLMNQQGSFAAMKGGLPENNGEYWTMVAAHCSGGDDDKDRLRFLKFLLAGFCMFVQNIPPHPVGMPFPGGDTVQFIDGVYYCPVRTKANDVDAALCPFCPARQTPDVGYLKPPVKGSTHRKQEFIRNTYEFHHFNG; encoded by the coding sequence ATGAGTATGGGAGAAGAGAACGTGAAAGACGACTGCAGCAGGCTTGCATCGCAGCAGACCCGCGGGGATCTCGGGAAGGAGATTGCCGCAATCGTGCTGCGCTACTCCCCGCGTGATCTGAAACAGATGCAATGGAATTTCTCAGGGAAAATCAGGAATATTGACCCTTTCTATCGGAAAAAGCTTGAGAAGCTCATCACCGGCCACCTGCATGCCACATGGGAGAATATCAGGCTCATGAACCAGCAGGGGTCATTTGCAGCAATGAAGGGGGGTCTGCCTGAAAATAACGGAGAATACTGGACGATGGTGGCGGCGCACTGTTCCGGCGGTGATGACGATAAGGATCGGCTCAGGTTCCTGAAATTCCTTCTGGCCGGCTTCTGTATGTTCGTCCAGAACATCCCTCCTCACCCCGTCGGCATGCCGTTTCCGGGCGGTGACACCGTGCAGTTCATCGACGGGGTCTATTACTGCCCGGTCCGGACAAAGGCGAATGATGTCGATGCAGCGCTCTGCCCGTTCTGCCCGGCCCGGCAGACACCGGATGTCGGCTACCTGAAGCCGCCGGTGAAAGGCAGCACGCACCGGAAACAGGAGTTCATACGGAACACGTATGAATTTCACCACTTCAATGGCTGA
- a CDS encoding alpha/beta hydrolase produces MPQEPAENTFGADYTHWLKEEFAREDELAAMRKTAETAKGIVEYASLGEGPAVLGLHGMPGGYDQGLFGYDWIADAGFTLLAPSRPGYLGTPLSTGKTYPEMADALAALLDTLDIGKVAVVTMSGGGPPGYEFAIRHPDRISALVAIDSIVLPCRMPADFNAVSEALYLSAPGQSLFSFFSKHFPKQTMHELIKSNSVLTSEEIDEQVETAMQDPAQMAMLLRIIRSMSDYAKRKDGVQNDIDQFTRLSPMPIETIQCPSLIVHGTHDNLLFYQAVHARDTIPGAEHIWVPGGSHFGAWISPRAHNVQEEIVRFLQRHCTEY; encoded by the coding sequence ATGCCGCAGGAGCCCGCCGAAAATACCTTTGGAGCAGACTATACCCACTGGCTGAAGGAAGAGTTCGCCCGCGAGGATGAACTGGCCGCGATGAGAAAGACCGCTGAAACCGCAAAGGGCATCGTGGAGTATGCCAGTCTCGGGGAGGGGCCGGCCGTGCTGGGCCTTCACGGGATGCCCGGCGGGTATGATCAGGGGCTCTTCGGCTACGACTGGATTGCTGATGCCGGGTTTACCCTGCTTGCACCGAGCCGTCCCGGCTATCTCGGCACTCCCCTTTCGACCGGAAAGACATACCCGGAGATGGCGGACGCCCTCGCCGCTCTTTTGGATACGCTGGATATCGGGAAGGTGGCGGTCGTGACGATGTCAGGCGGGGGCCCGCCGGGGTACGAGTTTGCCATCCGGCACCCGGACCGGATATCGGCACTGGTCGCCATCGACTCCATCGTCCTGCCATGCCGGATGCCGGCCGACTTCAACGCCGTCTCCGAAGCGCTGTATCTCAGCGCCCCGGGCCAGTCGCTCTTCAGCTTCTTCTCGAAGCACTTCCCGAAGCAGACGATGCATGAACTGATAAAATCGAACTCCGTCCTGACGTCCGAAGAGATCGATGAGCAGGTCGAAACAGCGATGCAGGACCCTGCCCAGATGGCGATGCTTTTGCGGATTATCCGTTCGATGTCTGACTATGCGAAGCGCAAAGACGGTGTTCAAAACGATATCGACCAGTTCACCCGTCTCTCCCCCATGCCCATCGAAACGATCCAATGCCCGTCTTTGATCGTCCACGGGACGCACGACAACCTGCTCTTCTATCAGGCGGTCCATGCACGGGACACGATCCCCGGTGCAGAGCATATCTGGGTGCCCGGCGGGTCGCATTTCGGTGCGTGGATCTCGCCCCGTGCACACAACGTGCAGGAAGAGATTGTCCGGTTTTTGCAGAGGCATTGCACGGAGTATTGA
- a CDS encoding helix-turn-helix transcriptional regulator, with amino-acid sequence MDNRIRELRNERGLTQQQLAELVNVSSRTIISLEKGQYNPSVLLAYKMAFIFECAIEQVFVFGEEDTP; translated from the coding sequence ATGGATAATCGCATCCGGGAGCTGAGGAATGAGCGGGGACTGACCCAGCAGCAGCTTGCAGAGCTCGTGAATGTGTCCTCCCGCACCATCATTTCCCTTGAAAAAGGGCAGTACAACCCCTCGGTCCTCCTTGCCTATAAAATGGCATTCATATTTGAGTGTGCCATTGAGCAGGTCTTTGTATTCGGTGAAGAAGATACGCCCTGA
- a CDS encoding PaaI family thioesterase: protein MSASDDLENAKEFFAADSFARENGMELVAASPGRATVSMKVTDHHRNSHGTVHGGALFTLADIAFALASNSHGIPAAAINASISYLTAARDGTLTAEAEEFTANPKLASYTVVITDDKDRKIAIFQGMVYRKTPRRER from the coding sequence ATGTCAGCATCCGATGATCTCGAAAACGCGAAGGAGTTCTTCGCCGCCGATTCCTTCGCACGGGAGAACGGAATGGAACTCGTAGCGGCCTCACCCGGCCGGGCCACTGTTTCAATGAAGGTCACCGATCACCACCGAAACAGCCACGGGACGGTGCACGGCGGGGCACTGTTTACCCTCGCAGACATCGCATTCGCACTTGCCTCAAACTCCCACGGGATACCGGCGGCGGCCATCAACGCCTCCATCTCCTATCTCACTGCCGCACGGGACGGCACCCTCACGGCGGAGGCGGAGGAATTTACCGCGAACCCGAAGCTCGCCTCCTACACGGTGGTCATCACGGACGACAAAGACAGAAAAATAGCCATCTTCCAGGGGATGGTCTACCGGAAGACACCGAGACGGGAGAGATGA
- a CDS encoding DUF6790 family protein, translating into MPVSFPIPTLFHLLSTSFSTSIEPFHFHFPPEGSRVFTIGCRDTARPVQVAESIGWPPGSPFQREVGMWDVAMGIVGLLCLKFRSEGYWTATIIGTGIFLIGAGLGHVYEMVANGTFAPNNAGAMMHIDLFYPLVLAGLLVMLHKKRKAGEDGGQPPEDRGIL; encoded by the coding sequence ATGCCCGTTTCGTTCCCCATTCCCACCCTTTTCCACCTGCTTTCCACTTCATTTTCCACCAGTATTGAGCCATTTCATTTCCACTTCCCGCCGGAGGGCAGCCGCGTGTTCACCATCGGTTGCAGAGACACCGCCCGGCCGGTCCAGGTAGCAGAATCCATCGGCTGGCCCCCGGGGAGCCCGTTCCAGCGCGAGGTGGGCATGTGGGACGTTGCGATGGGCATCGTCGGCCTTCTCTGCCTGAAGTTCCGAAGCGAGGGCTACTGGACCGCGACCATCATCGGCACCGGCATCTTTCTCATCGGTGCGGGCCTCGGGCACGTCTACGAGATGGTCGCAAACGGCACCTTCGCCCCGAACAACGCGGGAGCGATGATGCATATCGATCTGTTTTATCCGCTGGTGCTCGCGGGGCTTCTTGTCATGCTTCATAAGAAAAGAAAGGCAGGAGAGGATGGAGGCCAGCCACCCGAAGACCGGGGAATTCTGTGA
- a CDS encoding TerB N-terminal domain-containing protein has product MGLFDFLKKDQVKEKTVQTISKTEENQILGTSQGLVPIVENIRIPENIQQLLWFADGKLKNYNQKSKQSTFYENELFRITFSFYEVPEPSLISTKLPVDLRTNPKKVEELGYYPSYEGLNPQQRFVYLNWLKDITKPVDIGYVFVFYYGLERHLISGKYADATDTILNLRQYHKNNSFHSYSANALIISAILHKDKETLSRVLEDINDTSYCSSLVLLGKYLMQMDLTIDEIISISSTVGFTNKRYIKEYPDLFKKSLESILMDKFGKNSYPIYELNMQFPSNPIMSFANISLDRDVRSPVLPDLMQSPEFSSSIKSILTTAHNDVKQYLAEMRKKGTAPKSKSDEIVDDGPKPECPYCHKLLDKMPKSKSKCPHCEEEITVRTDPVEKKKILLRMDQIDEFEEKVREVRTHKTIERILGSNFTKNRKYLHIEKDLKKKLNIEPSEKEVALLMVEDSGEEYYNNLNMGLFRNTILYKADILKASGDMQNALTLYLELLYFDLNGPNNSPIGKHDPELLKRYPPFNPKDSGSAFIAPGIINYIKTINKDLNLSKEEIKQIFFEHNIGVENARKLPLRVQDAWDKLEPEIIL; this is encoded by the coding sequence ATGGGACTTTTCGATTTTCTAAAAAAGGATCAGGTGAAGGAGAAAACTGTTCAGACTATTTCCAAAACAGAAGAGAATCAAATATTAGGAACTTCTCAAGGTCTTGTTCCCATTGTTGAAAACATACGAATACCAGAAAATATCCAGCAACTCCTCTGGTTTGCCGATGGAAAATTAAAAAATTACAATCAAAAGAGTAAGCAGAGCACTTTTTACGAAAATGAATTGTTCAGGATTACATTTTCATTTTATGAGGTTCCGGAACCCAGTTTGATTTCCACCAAATTACCCGTTGATTTGAGAACAAATCCTAAGAAGGTCGAAGAACTTGGGTATTACCCATCCTATGAAGGACTCAATCCTCAACAGAGATTTGTTTACTTAAATTGGCTCAAAGATATCACAAAACCTGTTGATATCGGATACGTCTTCGTTTTTTACTATGGATTGGAACGTCATCTGATATCAGGAAAATATGCAGACGCGACAGACACAATCCTGAATCTGCGTCAATACCACAAAAATAACTCATTCCATTCCTATTCCGCAAATGCGCTCATAATATCTGCTATTTTACACAAGGATAAAGAAACTCTATCCAGAGTGTTGGAAGATATCAACGATACAAGTTACTGTAGCAGTCTTGTTCTACTTGGTAAGTATCTGATGCAGATGGATTTGACAATTGACGAGATCATTTCTATTAGCTCAACTGTCGGTTTCACAAATAAGAGATATATCAAAGAATACCCCGATCTCTTCAAAAAATCACTTGAATCAATTCTTATGGACAAATTTGGAAAAAATTCCTATCCAATTTACGAATTAAATATGCAATTCCCTTCAAATCCCATCATGTCATTTGCAAATATTTCATTGGACAGAGATGTGCGTTCACCTGTCCTCCCTGACCTGATGCAAAGTCCTGAATTCTCTTCCTCAATAAAATCCATTTTAACCACAGCACATAACGATGTGAAACAATACCTTGCAGAAATGAGGAAGAAAGGGACAGCTCCTAAATCCAAATCTGATGAAATTGTGGATGACGGCCCCAAACCGGAATGTCCATATTGTCACAAATTATTAGACAAAATGCCCAAGAGCAAAAGTAAATGTCCACATTGCGAGGAAGAAATCACTGTAAGAACCGACCCGGTTGAGAAAAAGAAGATACTATTAAGAATGGATCAAATCGATGAGTTTGAAGAGAAAGTGCGTGAGGTTCGGACGCATAAAACGATTGAGAGAATATTGGGTTCCAATTTCACAAAGAACAGAAAATATCTCCACATAGAAAAGGACCTAAAAAAGAAATTGAATATTGAGCCTTCTGAGAAAGAGGTCGCCTTATTGATGGTTGAGGATAGTGGGGAAGAATATTACAATAACCTCAATATGGGATTATTCCGGAATACAATCCTGTATAAAGCTGATATATTAAAAGCATCAGGGGACATGCAAAATGCTCTGACTCTTTACCTTGAATTGCTATATTTTGATTTGAACGGCCCAAACAACTCTCCAATAGGAAAACACGATCCCGAATTATTGAAAAGATACCCGCCATTTAATCCAAAAGATTCTGGATCTGCATTTATTGCTCCCGGCATTATCAATTATATCAAAACAATCAATAAGGACCTAAACCTCTCAAAAGAAGAAATCAAACAGATATTTTTCGAACACAATATAGGAGTGGAAAATGCCAGAAAATTACCATTGCGGGTTCAGGATGCGTGGGATAAATTAGAACCAGAAATAATCCTTTGA